Part of the Novipirellula artificiosorum genome, TCGACCCCCTCATTTTACGCCGCTGCCTCCCTTTTTTGAACCATCGCAGGCTGGAAATCTGATTTGCGGCTAAGTTCGCCCTCTTAGAGCCCTCGTGCAAAGGGTGGGGCTCAGAGTGGCCCAAATCACTCGCCTCTGGGGCCGTTTCCTGGGTCACGATGCGAGCGTGGCCGGCGGGACCGCAATTCGATTGCTGACGAAATCGCTATACTCGTGCTTCGAATGCTTCGTCCCTGTCCAATCGATCAACCCTCCTTTCGAGCCATCCTCATGATTCAACGTCGTCAATTTCTTCAGCGCGGTATCGTCGCGACCGCAGCCGGTGCCAGCTGGATGTGCAAGCCGCAACGAACCGCATTGCTTGCCGATGAACCCAATCAAGACGCATCATCACACCTACCGATCGGCTCCTGCCGAATTGGACTCCAACAGGCGGTTGCAGCTGGCATCGATGGAGTCGAAGTTCGGGTCGGCAACGCTGCTGAACGACTGGAAATCGCAGATCCGAAAACGATCGCCAAGTACAAGGAAGAGATGCAGCAAACAGGTTTGGTCGTTCGTTCGCTGATGATGGGGCTCCTCAACCAGAATCCTCTGGCGACCGACCCGCGTGGCCCCGCTTGGTTAGAGCAAAGCATCACCGCAGCGAAACAACTTGGTGCACCCGTGATTCTGGTCGCTTTTTTTGGCAAGGGCAATCTGCTAGAGGACGATGGACGTGTCAAGCAGGACGATGTGGCTCGGGTCGTCCAACGTCTCAAGGCGGCCGCGCCCCTTGCGAAAGAAGCGGGTGTGATCTTGGCAATCGAAAACTACTTCGACGGCGAACAGAATGAACGTTTGCTCGATCGCATTGATCATGATTCCGTTCAAGTTTACTACGACGTGTACAACACCGGCACAACCAAGGGACATGACGTGCCGGCGGACATTCACCGTTTGCGCGATCGCATCGCTCAATTTCATTTCAAGAACGGCAATCACTTCTTGGATCACGAAAAAGAGAAGTTTGAACCGATTGCTGCTGCAGTCAACGCGATTGGCTTTCAAGGCTGGGCCGTGCTGGAGACGTCGGACCCCACGGGCGACGCCATCGCAGACACGCGACGAAACGCCGACTTCCTGCGTGGGTTGCTGGGCTGATCGCCGCAGCGATCGCAGCGGCGATGGTGCTACAAGTCAATTCCGGTTTGGCCATCCCAGCGGACAAACCCTTCGATCGCCGCGTACTCAGCGAGCCCAAGCGCGTCATACCGACGGGCGGTTTCCGCGTTGCGAGCTTCGGCACGCTGCCAGAACTCACGCATGTCCCATCCGGGGAACAAAGCACGGTCCTTCTGCGATTCATGCTTGAAGATGGCAATCCTTTTGCGTTCAACTTCGACAGGACTCAGGGGCACCGCCATCTCGATCTGCTCCGGTGCCCACTCTTGCCACGCACCCCGATACAACCATACGGCACAAGCTTCATACCAATCATCGCTTTGGCACTCGATACACGCTTGCAAGATCGCGCTGAGGCATGTTCGGTGGGTTCCATGGGGGTCGGACAAATCACCAGCAGCATAGATTTGGTGGGGCTTGATACGACGAAGGAGGTCGAGGGTGATTTGAATGTCCGCGCGGCCCAAAGGCGACTTTTTGACTCGACCGGTTTGGTAGAACGGCAAGTTCAAAAAGTGCAGTTGCTCATCACAAACACCGCAGCATCGGGCACCTTCACGTGCTTCACTACGGCGGATCAATGCCTTGATTCGCTGAATCTCTTCACTGTCAACTTGGCCGGATCGTTTGTGCCGTAGAAACTCGTCGACGTGATCTTCCAGGTGGTCCAATCCCTCAGCTTGAATCCCGAATTCACGACAAAAATCAGCCGCAAACTCAGCAAATCGAAGCGCATCGTTGTCAAACACCGCAATGTTGCCACTGGTTTGATAGGCGATGTGTACCTCATGTCCCTGATCGACCAATCGGATCAGAGTTCCGCCCATCGAAATCACGTCATCGTCTGGATGTGGCGAAAAGACAAGGATCCGTTTAGGAAAAATGTCATCGCGATGCCCAGGTCGGTCGCCCACCTGTTTCGCATGAGCCGGTTTACCGCCAGGCCATCCGACGATCGTGCTTTGAAGATGCCGAAACACCCGCAGGTTGATGTCGTATGCGTTTCCGTGACTGGCCAACAGATCCTGAAATCCCGCTTCGTTGTAATCGGCTTCGGTCAATTTCAAAATCGCCTTACCCGTTTGAAACGCCAACGCGATCACGGCTCGGCGCGTGGTCATTGCGTCCCATGGAATCGGGCCCGTCAGCCAAGGAGTGGCAAACCGAGTCAACCCAGAAGCTGCTGCTTCGTCCAAGAAGACTTCGATACCGTGGTGACCTTGCAAGAACGATGCCGGAACCGCCGACGTCGCTTCCTGCTCCACGGTACTGCAAATGATGGATGCTTTGCCCTCCCCAAAACCGATCAAGAAAATCTGTTTCGCTTCCAAAATGGTTCCAACGCCCATCGTGATCGCGTGACGGGGAACATTCTCGGCCCCAAAAAAATCGCTCGCTGCATCGATTCGAGTCACGCGGTCCAACGTAATCATCCGAGTTCGGCTGACCCGTTCGCTTCCCGGCTCGTTGCAACCGATGTGTCCAATCCGACTGAGTCCCAAAATCTGCAGATCAATGCCACCCGCGTTAACGATCTTTTCTTCGTAGGCGGCACAGAAAGACGCAACCTCGGACTTGTCGATCGAGCCGTCGGGAAAATGCACGTTCGCCGGATCAATATCGACTTGGTCAATCAGGTATTCTCGTAGAAACCGAGCGTTACTTTGCAATTCATCGGGTTGCATCGGAAAGTACTCGTCCAAACTGAACACAATCACGTTCTCGAACGACAAGTCTTCCTGTTGATGCAAGCGAACCAATTCTTCATAAATGCGTGTGGGCGAGGAACCGGTCGCCAAACCCAACACACACATCGTCCCTTCGAGACTCCGCGAGCGGATCAAGTTGGCAATTTCTGCTGCCGCCGCAATGCTGGCGTCGGACGCTTTGGCGAAGATTCTG contains:
- a CDS encoding 6-phosphogluconolactonase, whose protein sequence is MNETDALPCSREKIPCRIFAKASDASIAAAAEIANLIRSRSLEGTMCVLGLATGSSPTRIYEELVRLHQQEDLSFENVIVFSLDEYFPMQPDELQSNARFLREYLIDQVDIDPANVHFPDGSIDKSEVASFCAAYEEKIVNAGGIDLQILGLSRIGHIGCNEPGSERVSRTRMITLDRVTRIDAASDFFGAENVPRHAITMGVGTILEAKQIFLIGFGEGKASIICSTVEQEATSAVPASFLQGHHGIEVFLDEAAASGLTRFATPWLTGPIPWDAMTTRRAVIALAFQTGKAILKLTEADYNEAGFQDLLASHGNAYDINLRVFRHLQSTIVGWPGGKPAHAKQVGDRPGHRDDIFPKRILVFSPHPDDDVISMGGTLIRLVDQGHEVHIAYQTSGNIAVFDNDALRFAEFAADFCREFGIQAEGLDHLEDHVDEFLRHKRSGQVDSEEIQRIKALIRRSEAREGARCCGVCDEQLHFLNLPFYQTGRVKKSPLGRADIQITLDLLRRIKPHQIYAAGDLSDPHGTHRTCLSAILQACIECQSDDWYEACAVWLYRGAWQEWAPEQIEMAVPLSPVEVERKRIAIFKHESQKDRALFPGWDMREFWQRAEARNAETARRYDALGLAEYAAIEGFVRWDGQTGIDL
- a CDS encoding sugar phosphate isomerase/epimerase family protein, which gives rise to MIQRRQFLQRGIVATAAGASWMCKPQRTALLADEPNQDASSHLPIGSCRIGLQQAVAAGIDGVEVRVGNAAERLEIADPKTIAKYKEEMQQTGLVVRSLMMGLLNQNPLATDPRGPAWLEQSITAAKQLGAPVILVAFFGKGNLLEDDGRVKQDDVARVVQRLKAAAPLAKEAGVILAIENYFDGEQNERLLDRIDHDSVQVYYDVYNTGTTKGHDVPADIHRLRDRIAQFHFKNGNHFLDHEKEKFEPIAAAVNAIGFQGWAVLETSDPTGDAIADTRRNADFLRGLLG